The window GTGGCTCTTTCATGGTCGCGAAGTCGACCTTGTCGATGGCACGCGTCGTACAAGTCTTTTCACTGGCGACCGGCGCGGAAAGACGATCGATGCAGTGGGACAACCTGCTAACAACCATTCACGAACTGAAAGTCGGCAACAGCCCAAACCGCAACGAACCCCGCCAGATCTAACGCCGCCCGAAACCATACAAGCTCCTGCAGTCAGCCCGAAAGTCGATCAATACCCGGGAGGTTATAATGAGTTCGAGGTTAAGCTCGTGACATTCGAGCCTGGCACCTTTTCTTCCCTGCGGCTGAACCACTACGTCTCATCTAATAGGAAACGATTTGGACGATCATCGGACGGATTACCGATAGGGTCGGGATACTTGTTGATCCAATCTTCCCACTTCGAGAAATCTTCGCCAAAGTCCTTACCGGTCAAGCGTTTTAGTGAGGCGTATGCTTGGGCTTTGGGCCGATGCTCTCGCCTACCCTTTGGGATTTCTTGCTTAAAATTCGCCAGCAACAATTCCAATGGTCCCATTCGGCTCATTTAGCTGCCTCCATTCCGGAAAATCTCGGTCCAGCGTCTGATGTAGTCATTGGACTCCGTTAGTTGTGAAGCTGGAAGACCGTTGAGATATCTTTTAATTCTTCGTGCGGCCAACCATTCAGTGCCAACCTCGTCAAGGGCATACAGTTCATCGGTAGTATTAAAGAAGTCGTCATAGGCCTGTGCAAAATTACCACCTCTTGCACGTAACACATTGTTGTAACGCTGAGCGTGGACGATTTCGTGGGCAGCTTCGACGAACCGATGCGCTCGACTACGACTGAAGCTCCCTCGCTAATTGCGAGAATTCTTCGTCCTGTATCAGGATCTACATCAAAAAAGGAAGGGCCTCTCGTTGAAACGACTTCATCTACGAGATCGGCTAACCTAACACCAGATACAGAAGCTGCTTCATCAACTAGCTTTGATAGAGTGCCGCCCCCTCGGTGGCTTCGTCTATCTTTGAGAGCAAATGATTCCGTGCTGCCTGGGCCGCGATGATCGGGTTGTCGGTATCCGCGAAATACTTCAGGAACACCTCCATCGCTTCGTCGCAGGGACCGCCCATGTTGTGGACCCAAACGCCGGCTGATCCGACGAAGTAGGTGTGTTCTTCTTCGACGGGGAAGTTGAAGGTGGTGAAGAAGGCACCTTCTTCTGCAACGGTTTCGCGGCTTTCCTCGATTGTGCCTTCTTGGCCGTTGACCAGGCTGAAGTGCTAGCCAACCTTCAATTCTTCGGCGGGGACAAAGCCAGCTTGTTCGCGGACGAAGGAGGGATGCGTGGCGGTGCCGGTCAGTTCTTCGACCGTGTCCCCGATGCGGTAACGGTCCGTTAGCAAATGCTGGGGATGGGTGACGAAGAGCTCGGTGACGCGTCTGAGAGAGTTGTCACAGGTGGGGTCATGTTCCGAGCGGGAGACAACCACGTCGCCGACGCGGATGTCATCGATACTCTTCAAGCCGTCGGCCGCGTGTACCTTCGTGCCGGCGACGAAGCACAATTGGTACTTGGTCATCTTCACGATGACGTCTTGGAATCTGTTGAGTTGCCGAACCCGTGGAGAGTCATGCTCAAGTTGGAGGTGAACAAGAGCTTGAGCAAAAAGCCCAACAAGCCACGGCCATCAGGCGTGCCGCCCCATGAAAAGAACGCAGCAAGCCGTGGAAGCCTGCTCAACCGGCCAAGCTGCAACCCTTCAAAGCGGCTCAGCCTGCGAAGATCACGATGCAGAAGCCGAAGGCGTAGCTGTCGCAAAAAAACCTGCGGAGAATCAGGCAATTCCATGTGCTTTCTTCCATTCACCCAGCAAACCGACTTTGATCAAGTCATCTGGTTCGCCGCTCTTGATCCGTCCGACATACGTTTGGTCAAGAGTAAAGCTAATCTCCAGATCGGTTCTCTGTGAGAACAGAGTCAGTGCATCAACAATTTCAGTCACTTCTTCAAGATGCTGGCGATCAACGTCCTTGGGAAGATCGGCTCCAAATGGTGGAATTGCAGTGTAAAGGTCCAAAGTGCCGCCAATCATTCGCACTTCGCCATCATTTTCGTCTGCCAGTGTCGGTGGCCCGATCACCCACGTCCGACTTTCGGACAGCCTAGTGATCACGGTTCGCATTTGATTCAACACGTCATCGCCCAAGTGCCGTCCGCTCACATAAAAGCAAAACGTCGATCTTGGGTGGCTTGTTTTCACGCTTTGTGCCATATCCTAACCAGACCTCCCCGGTCCTCCCGGATTGTATCGAAAGCCACCCGGCATGTGAGCATCAAGATGTCGAGATGCAGGCAGCGGAACTGTAAGTGGAGTTCCCTGAATATGGTGCATCGGGATTGATTCGCCTCGCAGGGCTTCGTCACCGGGGAACCATCTGATCCAATTGTCATCGACTTCCGGCACTAGCCCGTCAGCAATCCGCTGGCGGTTTCTAGTGCTGAGAATATCGCCAACACCAGTCTGATCCCAAACATCTCGTAGGTTCCGCCA of the Bremerella cremea genome contains:
- a CDS encoding polymorphic toxin-type HINT domain-containing protein, with amino-acid sequence MTKYQLCFVAGTKVHAADGLKSIDDIRVGDVVVSRSEHDPTCDNSLRRVTELFVTHPQHLLTDRYRIGDTVEELTGTATHPSFVREQAGFVPAEELKVG